Genomic DNA from Desulfonema ishimotonii:
GCCAATCCTATCATTTACCCGGATGACGATATATTTGGCTATATGCGGGCAGCGAAAGAGGAAACCACAGACGGCAAGGGTAAGAAAAAAAGCACCAATATCACGCTGACCCGCGTCTCCCCCCTGAAAAACTCGGCGCTCATCAGCATATCCCCGACCGGCATCACCCAGAACTGGTCGGCCATGACACGGCAGGAAGGGGATGCGGTTCCCTTTGGGAAAGACGAATACTGCGCCACCATGAAAGGCATGTTTTCCATTGCTTTGGAGCAGGCCGGAACATTTGCTGACCAGAACCGCACCGGATTCAAAAATCTGAATGAGACGCTGAAAAAACTGGCACTGGAACATCAGGCCGACGAGATAGACGACCCATTTGCCAAGGATGCCAAAGGTGATCCCCTGAAGCTGTATCGGCTGTCCAAAGAAGTCCGTCAGAAGCGAATTCTGGAATCCATAAAGGCCCTGGAGGTCATCAGCGGCGGGGCCATGCAGACCACCAACATGGGCGACGTGACGCCCAAACTGATCGTGCTGGCGACCCTGAACGGCGGCAATCATCCCTTTTCCCATCTGGCACAAAACAGTAAGACCGACAGACCGGAATTTTCTGTTCCGGCACTGAAACAGGTGGTCGGCGATTATGCGGACCGGATCATCGGACAGGTCTTTATTGGCCGACGCATGGGATTTATGGACGAACTGGAGGAGGGCCTGCAGGAATACGCAAAAGACGAAAAAATCTTTTACGGCTCGGTCAACGAGGCGATCCGGGAATATGTGAAGCAGTTGGAAAAACAGATTCCATAACAGAAGGGACCGGTTATGAAAGCATACCGAATTCACATTACAAGCTGGACGGCCAGCTTCCGGTATCCCAACCTCATCAGCGGATTTCAGCCGTCTCTGCCCGTGCCCCCGTTGTCCACCATTTACGGTCTGATTTCCGCCGCCGCCGGAAATTATGTTTGTGCATCTGACGTGGCGGCCGGTTATGTGTTCCGGCATGAAGGACAGACAATTGACCTTGAAACCATTTATCAGTTTTCTGTCAAATCACCGTTGAAAACGAAATCCAATGTCATCCGGCGGCAGATTCTGTTTGACACAGCCCTGTGGCTCTATTTGGAAGATGCGGAGATAGCGGAACGTTTCCTTACCCCGGAATTCCAGTTGCTGCTGGGACGGTCAGGTGATCTGGCGTCGGTTGTATCGGTTGACGAAACGGAATTGGAGCCAGAAGCGACACTCGACCGGCTCAGGGGCACGGTTGTTCCCATGAAAACCGTGCCTCTGGGTGCGCCCATTCAGGCCCTGCCGGTCAGTTTCACCAATGAAATTCCCCGGCGGAATATGGGAACGCGGCCCTTTTTCATGCTGGAGCATGATTTTGACCAGCCGGAACCCATTCCCGAAAGCGGTTTTTATGACCCCGCGCTTGGCTTCCAGATTTACTGGCATGATTACCGGGATGAAATGTCAGTGATGTAAGAAGCTGTTTCAAAAATCCTGTTGGAATGCAAAAGTTAAGCCCCGGAGGGACGATCTTTTGCAAAATCTGCGAAAAACCGGCCTTCGGCCTTAATTTTCGCACTCCGTTTCTGAGTTGCTGGTATTTTAACAGGCTTCAGCCCGGAAATTTATTTCCGGGTATGCGGGCCGCATCCTGTCGCCGGGGAATGAATTCCCCGGCTGAATCATCCGAAACCCGCTGAAGCGGGTTGTGAGCCTGTACGGATAAGTACCTGTGCATAAATTCCGTTACATTTATCGTAGGGGCAGCCCCCTGTGGTTGCCCCCGTTCAGGGGCAGGCACGGGGGGCTGCCCCTACAGATGCTGAAGAATATTTGATTAGGTATTTAGCTACTGATCTGATGATAACGGATAAGGAGCGCAGATGGAAGATTTTGATTTCAAAACCGTATGGGCTAAATCGGACGGAAAGAGCCTGTTGCAGCACCTTGAGGACTGCCTGTGCATTTATCGTGATCTGACACATGCCTTGCCGCTTCTTCCGATACTGGCAAAGTCGGAGAATTTCTTCGACTGGCTGTTCTGTGCGGTGTATATGCACGACTGGGGCAAAGCCCATATCGAATTTCAGAAAGTCCTTGGAAATTGTAAAACCTTACATATCGCGGATTCGGATCAGGGCAAGGCCCATATGGAATTTCAGAAAGTCCTCAGAAAAGTGAAAAACGACTGGCATCGCAACCGCCATGAGTTTTTCAGCGTGCCCTTTGTCGGAATGCTGCCGTTTTCGCCAGATGAGAACCAACTGATTACCCAGGCCATCACAGGGCACCACAAAGATTTTGAAGCGCTTTCGGGGTATCTGCCCTCAAAGCAGAAGATCGAGAACTATGGTATCACCGCATCAGGGGTAAATCCCCTTGATTTTCAGGAAAATTTGCTGAAAAAGCTGAATATCGGCTACCTGAAAGCGCTTAAAGAGAAATTTCAGACCATATACGGGCAATATGCAGCCGGAAACCGGCAGTTTGAGTTTCAGGGGATTGATTTTGCAAACCAGCCGCACCCGGTCAGAGCCCATGTGCGGCCTTATCTGGACGACGGTACGCAGCCGGACCACAAAGAATACTGGCAGCAGATGCTGCTCATCGGCGGGCTGAAAATCTGTGATCACATGGGATCGGCTGAAATTCCGGGGATTCCGAGACTTTCGGAAACGCATTTCGGTTTTCTGAAGCAGTCGGACTATGAGTGGTATCCGCATCAGGAAGTATGCGGGCAGACCGGGGGCAACCTCTTTCTGACCGCACCGACCGGATCAGGAAAAACCGAGGCCGCCCTGTTATGGGCACGGAAGCAGTTTGAGGCCGGGCATCAGGGCCGGATTTTCTATGTTCTGCCGTATACAGCCTCCATTAACGCCATGCACCGCCGACTGGTCAGGGATTTTGACGGCGATGTTTCTCCCGACCAATCGCGCCATGTCGGCATTCTGCACGGAAAACTGGGCCAGTATCTTTCCGCTTATTTTGAGAACGCTGACGATCCCGTTGAAAAAGAGGGCCATATTCAGAAAATCAAAGAGATGCACCGGCAGGTGGTTCATCCCCTGAAGGTGGTGACGCCGTTTCAGATCCTGAAGTACTTTTTCGGGGTAAAGGGGTTTGAAAAGGGGCTGACCGAACTGGCCGGGGCCATGCTGATCTTTGATGAGATTCACGCCTATGACATGCAGACATTTGCCCAGATTTCAGCTTCTCTGGAGTGGATGCGGAAATATATGGGCATCCGGGTGATGGTGATGACTGCGACCCTGCCTGCCTTTATGCTGGAGGAACTGCGCCGGGCTGTGGGGGACTCTGAAACGGTCCGGGCTGATAAGGCACTGCTGGAAAAATTCAGGCGGCATCGGGCCGGAATTGTCGAAGGAAATATTTTTCATCAGATCCCGTCAATTCGGAACGCACTTGAAGATGGCAAACGGGTGATCGTGGTCTGCAATACCGTCGCCAATGCCCAGGCAGTATATCAGAAGCTGGCTGATGCGACTGAAGAAAATGCCGTGCTGCTCCATTCCCGTTTCACGGTTGAAGACCGGCTGGCAAAGGAGAAAGCGCTTTTTGAGGAGACCGACACCATTTCTCTGCTGGTCGGAACCCAGGCCATTGAGGTCAGCCTGGATATCGACTTTGACGTGATGTTCACCGAGCCGGCTCCCCTCGATGCACTGATTCAGCGCTTCGGGCGTATTAACCGAAGACGGGAAAAAGGCATCTGTCCGGTATATGTGTGCCGGGAGGGCGGTGAAAACGACGGATATATTTATCCGGGAGAACTGGTTGAACGGACGCTGGCGGTATTGGCCGATGTTTCCGAGATTGACGAAACATTGCTCCAGACCATGCTGGACCGGGTTTACCCGGACTGGCCAGATAAGAAAAAATATGATGATGTCCGGGCCGCTTTTTCAGACAGCCTGACACGACTGAGGCCCTTTATGCGGCATAAGGAAAGCGAAGCCGAGTTCTACAAGCGTTTTAACGGGGTTCCGGTGATGCCGGGAAAATTTCAGGAACTGTATGAAAAGCGTTTGCGGGCATATGAGTTAATCGAGGCTGAAAAACTGTTTGTGAGTCTGCACCAGGGGACTTTTTCCAAGCTGCGAAACAATGGCATCTGTAAAAAAGACGCTGCTGTGGTCGAGAAGAAAGGCCGCCTGAAATCCGTTCCCTACTGGCTGGCCCAATGTCCGTATGATCGGAACCTGGGGCTTCTGGACAATGATACCGAAGATATTGAAATCAAAAAAGATGAAGATTCAGGTGGAAGCCAGACGGCATTTTTCTGAAAATAAAAAATCAGGTAGCGATTTTCATTAAAACATGGATTGAAAAACGTGGTAAAAAATGGGCCATTATATCCTGAATTACGGCTATTACGATTCTGATTGCGGTCTGTTGCCGGAAAGCCGGTATGCGGACAGCCATAACACAAGTCTGATATTTTAAAATGTATAAAGATACCCTATCCATAAAACAATGTGTCATTGAGGTGACCTTTGATCGCCCCCTTCACCGTGCTGTGAAATCTTATCATCTGCGGGGGGCCATTGCGAATTTATACTCTGATAATATCCTTTTTCACCAGCATGAACAGAGCGGCAGGGTCGTTTATGAGTATCCGCAGATACAATATAAGGTCATTAACGGATGCGCCCTGGTCGTCGGGCTGGGCAAAGGGGCCGAGGCCCTGGCACAGGTCAATATGCTTGAAAGGGAATTGCTTCTGGGCAGAGAAAGATATCAGGTTGCCAGTCAGCAGGTTTCCTATTCCACTGTTTCCGCAGGAATTTCTATCCCGCATCTGCTCTATGAGTTCGTCACCCCCTGGCTGGCGCTGAATGAAAAAAATCACGACCGCTATCACCGGACCGGCGACGAATTTCGGCGAAAGCGCATTTTGGCAAAAATTCTGACTGGCAACCTCCTGTCCATGTCAAAAGGGCTGGGCTATACTGTCAGAGCCCCTATTGAAACTGAGTTTCTGGAATTCAGAGAGATTCGGACACGCCTGAAAGGTACGCCCATGACGGCCTTCGAGGGGGTTTTTGCTGTTAATTTCAGCATCCCGGCGTTCTGGGGGATCGGGAAGTCGGCCTCGCGGGGCTTCGGGACGATAATACAATATTTTCAGGCTGATAAGAAATGAGGCTTTTAGTATTTTTAATTTTTCTGTAGGGGCAAGGCCCCGTGCCTGCCCCTCTCCGGGTAAGCACGGGGGCTTACCCCTACAAGCTGAACAGGTTTATTTTATCCGCGTTCCTGAGAAAATCCGAACCTGTAAAGGAAATTCCGATATGGACTCACGCACAGATCACAATGACACGGAATCCACCGACTCTGATTTTTCCGTCACAGCCACCCACATTCTGGAGTATCTTTTCTGTCCCCGTTTCACCTATTTTGAGGAGGTACTGGACATCCCGGAGCGTCAGGGGAAGCGCTTCAAGGTGCAGAAAGGCCGCGAGATTCACGAGGAAGTGCGAAAACAGAACCCGGATTATCTGCGGAAAAAGTTCGGTGTGAAGGACAAAAAGAGCGATGTGTATCTGTCCGCCACGGGAATCCGGGGAATCGTGGACGAGGTGCTGTTTTTGGATGAGGGGACTGCTGCGCCATTGGATTATAAATACGCGGAATACAAGGAAAGGAGTTTTAAGAATCACCGGTTTCAACTGGTGTTTTACGGGCGTCTGATTCAGGAGAATTATGATGTGCCGGTCAGGAAAGGATTTCTTGTCTACACGCGGAGTCGGAATAAACTGGTTGAGGTGGCGATTACGGAGAAGATGTATGCGGAACTGGATGGGATTATCCGGGATCTGAGGCGGATTATTCGACGCGGTTTTTACCCCGAGCCTACGAAATACAGGGCACGGTGCGGGGATTGCTGTTATCGGAATATCTGCGAGCAGGTGATTTGAAGGATCATCTTATTGACAACAGTTTTTGATCTGTGCTAAGTGAACTCTGGTTTGAAATTATCGGAAAAAATGCTTTTTAAGATATTTTTTAATTTAAAATCAGCTTGTTGGTTGAACTCTGTCATGAAAAAAAGTACATCATTTAAGGCTTTTCAGCTATGAATAATGCCAAATATCGCTCTTTGAAAATTTGCGATAAGTTGCTGATATTAAATTATTTCGCTCCGAATGGCGATTCCTGAGCAACTTCCATTAAAACAAGGATTGAAACTCACCTGGGTGAGATTGTGCATCCGCCCAAAGGTCAATTCCTGAGCAACTTCCATTAAAACAAGGATTGAAACAATGGGGATTGCTGCTGATATGGCAGGCGCTGTAAAAGATTCCTGAGCAACTTCCATTAAAACAAGGATTGAAACCGATAGACGCTGCTGTGTCTGTTTTGGCTAATTTTGATTCCTGAGCAACTTCCATTAAAACAAGGATTGAAACATAAACAGACTTTGCCCTACCCCGCTCCCTTTTGAATTCCTGAGCAACTTCCATTAAAACAAGGATTGAAACCAATTAAAGCCGCCCCGCCTAACGCAACAACTTTTGGATTCCTGAGCAACTTCCATTAAAACAAGGATTGAAACGGATTCTTAAGGCGCGTAATCCGAGTGTTCAACATATTCCTGAGCAACTTCCATTAAAACAAGGATTGAAACAGGAGGTTGGATGTTCGAAAACTCGCTGTATTGCATATTCCTGAGCAACTTCCATTAAAACAAGGATTGAAACTAGTATGGCTTCATAACCTCTTAATCTCCGCTTCTACTATTCCTGAGCAACTTCCATTAAAACAAGGATTGAAACTTCTTCAAAAACCCCGGTCTCGGACTGGTCGTTAACCATTCCTGAGCAACTTCCATTAAAACAAGGATTGAAACCTCAAAAAAGGGCGTCGGTGTTGCAAAAATCGGGTAATTCCTGAGCAACTTCCATTAAAACAAGGATTGAAACCAAATATCATGCACTTTGCTCTCGTATTCCTCAAAATTCCTGAGCAACTTCCATTAAAACAAGGATTGAAACCAGCAGTGCGAGCTCTCCGGCACCGATTCCCCCACATTCCTGAGCAACTTCCATTAAAACAAGGATTGAAACTGCATACCCCGCCCTTTCAGGGCTGAATAATCTGGATTCCTGAGCAACTTCCATTAAAACAAGGATTGAAACTAATTGCAGGAAATACACAGCGTTACGTTGTAACAGCATTCCTGAGCAACTTCCATTAAAACAAGGATTGAAACAGGATGGGTCCGGAGCGACAAACCACGCGGATAAATAATTCCTGAGCAACTTCCATTAAAACAAGGATTGAAACTTTTTGAGCGGCAACAGTATCCGCGGTCATGTTCTATTCCTGAGCAACTTCCATTAAAACAAGGATTGAAACATAAAATTTCAATAACGCATGGGAAACAGTTTAACATTCCTGAGCAACTTCCATTAAAACAAGGATTGAAACACCGTGATCCTGTAACAGCCCGCCCTCGTCTGTCATATTCCTGAGCAACTTCCATTAAAACAAGGATTGAAACCCCATGAAACCAATACCATACGGCGGATCAGTTACAAATTCCTGAGCAACTTCCATTAAAACAAGGATTGAAACTTCTAATTCTCTTAATTTATCCTCTGTAGAAAGCCTTATTCCTGAGCAACTTCCATTAAAACAAGGATTGAAACTAAAAATGTGGGGCGACACATGCAGAAAAGCCGTATATATTCCTGAGCAACTTCCATTAAAACAAGGATTGAAACATCGAGGCTCTTTCTGGGCCTAACGAGCTGAAAGAATTCCTGAGCAACTTCCATTAAAACAAGGATTGAAACAAATGTTACAAAAGCTCAGTTCAAACGGGATTTATATTCCTGAGCAACTTCCATTAAAACAAGGATTGAAACTTGCATCTGTCCTGCAACTCCGTACTCCCCTAAGGGCATTCCTGAGCAACTTCCATTAAAACAAGGATTGAAACACGAATTAGCGAGAAAAGATGGCGTGGTTCGTGCAATTCCTGAGCAACTTCCATTAAAACAAGGATTGAAACGTTGGGATCATCTGATGTTACCGGCGCGTTATGAGATTCCTGAGCAACTTCCATTAAAACAAGGATTGAAACCAGGTAATACCGAGCGAGTCTCCGCATTTCCGATCCTTATTCCTGAGCAACTTCCATTAAAACAAGGATTGAAACGAAAAAAACAGAAACAGAAGATTTTGTTACTGACAATTCCTGAGCAACTTCCATTAAAACAAGGATTGAAACCCGCAACGGTCATTCTTACTGTTTCGATATGTCTTATTCCTGAGCAACTTCCATTAAAACAAGGATTGAAACTTCCGCAGGTGAGCTTAACATGGCTACGGGCGCATGATTCCTGAGCAACTTCCATTAAAACAAGGATTGAAACGTGAAGGTGTGGGGCCCGCTGCTACAGACGCAATAAAAATTCCTGAGCAACTTCCATTAAAACAAGGATTGAAACTCGTCAATATATCCGTCACACTCGCCTGAGCTTTCAGATTCCTGAGCAACTTCCATTAAAACAAGGATTGAAACCGTCATTAGATAATTGGGTTGCTGATTCGGTTGGGGCATTCCTGAGCAACTTCCATTAAAACAAGGATTGAAACTTGATGGACCAGGCATAGGGTTTGAATATCAACTACAATTCCTGAGCAACTTCCATTAAAACAAGGATTGAAACAATTTACATCGGGTACGGCTTTTACTATGACAGGTAAATTCCTGAGCAACTTCCATTAAAACAAGGATTGAAACCTGGCAGGATGCTGGGGTCAATGACTCATGTAGTAAATTCCTGAGCAACTTCCATTAAAACAAGGATTGAAACCCACTGGCGGTATAGCCGCTAATTCAGCGCCGACTGATTCCTGAGCAACTTCCATTAAAACAAGGATTGAAACCCACGTATCATAGATATGCCCTGAAAAAAAGTAAATTCCTGAGCAACTTCCATTAAAACAAGGATTGAAACAAAATAAGGCTCCGCTAAAAATTCTCCGCCATTTTCATTCCTGAGCAACTTCCATTAAAACAAGGATTGAAACACTCAAGAATTGCCACTGCCTTAGCCGGGAATCCGGTATTCCTGAGCAACTTCCATTAAAACAAGGATTGAAACATTTCGTCAAGTTTTAAAACTGTCACGCCTCCCGATTCCTGAGCAACTTCCATTAAAACAAGGATTGAAACCCGTCCGGCCCAAAAAAAGAAACGACGGCAAAGTCAATTCCTGAGCAACTTCCATTAAAACAAGGATTGAAACATATTGGTAGCAGCTCTGAAATAGCCACGGTCAGAATATTCCTGAGCAACTTCCATTAAAACAAGGATTGAAACATCCAGATACCGGAGAGGTTACGAAAAGTATTTCTGATTCCTGAGCAACTTCCATTAAAACAAGGATTGAAACATGCTACATCAAATATGGTAAATGTATCAAAAATTAATTCCTGAGCAACTTCCATTAAAACAAGGATTGAAACCTTTACAACAGACTTTTTTAAGACCTTAAACATATCTTATTCCTGAGCAACTTCCATTAAAACAAGGATTGAAACCTCCCCTGGCGGAAATCGGCAACGGGGCCGGGGCAAATTCCTGAGCAACTTCCATTAAAACAAGGATTGAAACTTTTTTCAGCAGCAGCTTTTTGATTGCCATAGACCTATTCCTGAGCAACTTCCATTAAAACAAGGATTGAAACTTAATTTTGATGGTTTCAAAGGGCAATTTGACGCCATCAATTCCTGAGCAACTTCCATTAAAACAAGGATTGAAACATGATACGGGAAAAATGCTGGCCTCAATGACTCATATTCCTGAGCAACTTCCATTAAAACAAGGATTGAAACTAAAACCCGCCGCATTTTTATGACCTCCGCCACCATAATTCCTGAGCAACTTCCATTAAAACAAGGATTGAAACTCCCAGGTTCGGGTTGAAACAGCATTAAGAATTCTTATTCCTGAGCAACTTCCATTAAAACAAGGATTGAAACTTTTTGAGCGGCAACAGTATCCGCAGTCATGTTCTTATTCCTGAGCAACTTCCATTAAAACAAGGATTGAAACCTGAACCGGAGACTGTGACCGGGTTTCTTGGGAAATATTCCTGAGCAACTTCCATTAAAACAAGGATTGAAACCGTAAGTAAGCCAACTTGTCGCAATCATAGCTTTTTATTCCTGAGCAACTTCCATTAAAACAAGGATTGAAACCGTAAGTAAGCCAACTTGTCGCAATCATAGCTTTTTATTCCTGAGCAACTTCCATTAAAACAAGGATTGAAACATGCCTCAGACAAACATGTCATCATGTAGGATAGCGGATTCCTGAGCAACTTCCATTAAAACAAGGATTGAAACTTGAATTTAAATATTTACTATCACAGGCCGTCTTGAATTCCTGAGCAACTTCCATTAAAACAAGGATTGAAACTAGGTGCATCGTCAGAAAAGGGGGATACCTCTATAATATTCCTGAGCAACTTCCATTAAAACAAGGATTGAAACCACAACACCTTGTCGCGTCATATCTTTAAGACTCCCTATTCCTGAGCAACTTCCATTAAAACAAGGATTGAAACACCATATCAGACAGGGTACAATGCCCAACAAAAACATATTCCTGAGCAACTTCCATTAAAACAAGGATTGAAACCTAGTCTGAGAGGCGCTAATCTGAGAGGCGCTAATCTATTCCTGAGCAACTTCCATTAAAACAAGGATTGAAACACAATAGGCAAAATATATGCCTATATATATAATATGAATTCCTGAGCAACTTCCATTAAAACAAGGATTGAAACAGAATTACGCTGTAGGGAGTCTTAAGGACATGACGATTCCTGAGCAACTTCCATTAAAACAAGGATTGAAACCTGCAATGCCTGTTGTGCCGGACCCGGCGAACGGGTATTCCTGAGCAACTTCCATTAAAACAAGGATTGAAACTCACATTAGTATTATTGGCAGCGGCGGCAAATATTTTATTCCTGAGCAACTTCCATTAAAACAAGGATTGAAACATAAG
This window encodes:
- the cas5b gene encoding type I-B CRISPR-associated protein Cas5b; this encodes MKAYRIHITSWTASFRYPNLISGFQPSLPVPPLSTIYGLISAAAGNYVCASDVAAGYVFRHEGQTIDLETIYQFSVKSPLKTKSNVIRRQILFDTALWLYLEDAEIAERFLTPEFQLLLGRSGDLASVVSVDETELEPEATLDRLRGTVVPMKTVPLGAPIQALPVSFTNEIPRRNMGTRPFFMLEHDFDQPEPIPESGFYDPALGFQIYWHDYRDEMSVM
- the cas3 gene encoding CRISPR-associated helicase Cas3', which produces MEDFDFKTVWAKSDGKSLLQHLEDCLCIYRDLTHALPLLPILAKSENFFDWLFCAVYMHDWGKAHIEFQKVLGNCKTLHIADSDQGKAHMEFQKVLRKVKNDWHRNRHEFFSVPFVGMLPFSPDENQLITQAITGHHKDFEALSGYLPSKQKIENYGITASGVNPLDFQENLLKKLNIGYLKALKEKFQTIYGQYAAGNRQFEFQGIDFANQPHPVRAHVRPYLDDGTQPDHKEYWQQMLLIGGLKICDHMGSAEIPGIPRLSETHFGFLKQSDYEWYPHQEVCGQTGGNLFLTAPTGSGKTEAALLWARKQFEAGHQGRIFYVLPYTASINAMHRRLVRDFDGDVSPDQSRHVGILHGKLGQYLSAYFENADDPVEKEGHIQKIKEMHRQVVHPLKVVTPFQILKYFFGVKGFEKGLTELAGAMLIFDEIHAYDMQTFAQISASLEWMRKYMGIRVMVMTATLPAFMLEELRRAVGDSETVRADKALLEKFRRHRAGIVEGNIFHQIPSIRNALEDGKRVIVVCNTVANAQAVYQKLADATEENAVLLHSRFTVEDRLAKEKALFEETDTISLLVGTQAIEVSLDIDFDVMFTEPAPLDALIQRFGRINRRREKGICPVYVCREGGENDGYIYPGELVERTLAVLADVSEIDETLLQTMLDRVYPDWPDKKKYDDVRAAFSDSLTRLRPFMRHKESEAEFYKRFNGVPVMPGKFQELYEKRLRAYELIEAEKLFVSLHQGTFSKLRNNGICKKDAAVVEKKGRLKSVPYWLAQCPYDRNLGLLDNDTEDIEIKKDEDSGGSQTAFF
- the cas7i gene encoding type I-B CRISPR-associated protein Cas7/Cst2/DevR, with protein sequence MAYTVQGFLMIDADVAALNNAGKDASSPMDNAVATKKIYKGQKAYAYVSGQAWRYWWRETLKREFGWDMSPVVREKKIAFTEANPIIYPDDDIFGYMRAAKEETTDGKGKKKSTNITLTRVSPLKNSALISISPTGITQNWSAMTRQEGDAVPFGKDEYCATMKGMFSIALEQAGTFADQNRTGFKNLNETLKKLALEHQADEIDDPFAKDAKGDPLKLYRLSKEVRQKRILESIKALEVISGGAMQTTNMGDVTPKLIVLATLNGGNHPFSHLAQNSKTDRPEFSVPALKQVVGDYADRIIGQVFIGRRMGFMDELEEGLQEYAKDEKIFYGSVNEAIREYVKQLEKQIP
- the cas4 gene encoding CRISPR-associated protein Cas4, giving the protein MDSRTDHNDTESTDSDFSVTATHILEYLFCPRFTYFEEVLDIPERQGKRFKVQKGREIHEEVRKQNPDYLRKKFGVKDKKSDVYLSATGIRGIVDEVLFLDEGTAAPLDYKYAEYKERSFKNHRFQLVFYGRLIQENYDVPVRKGFLVYTRSRNKLVEVAITEKMYAELDGIIRDLRRIIRRGFYPEPTKYRARCGDCCYRNICEQVI
- a CDS encoding CRISPR-associated endonuclease Cas6, with product MYKDTLSIKQCVIEVTFDRPLHRAVKSYHLRGAIANLYSDNILFHQHEQSGRVVYEYPQIQYKVINGCALVVGLGKGAEALAQVNMLERELLLGRERYQVASQQVSYSTVSAGISIPHLLYEFVTPWLALNEKNHDRYHRTGDEFRRKRILAKILTGNLLSMSKGLGYTVRAPIETEFLEFREIRTRLKGTPMTAFEGVFAVNFSIPAFWGIGKSASRGFGTIIQYFQADKK